In Drosophila santomea strain STO CAGO 1482 chromosome 2L, Prin_Dsan_1.1, whole genome shotgun sequence, a single window of DNA contains:
- the LOC120449058 gene encoding FHIP family protein GE18198 isoform X2 yields MWLRQSSGGGVASAGHGGPLRQRPIDAATDCDPRACYDSFCKHWQQAFEIIQHSAPPSHDDVLGVVSHLDYMVTLLLVELHHCNKVSLPAAEASGPPAAPCLEFLLSENLLDKLYEWACTTGRYANAVRLEQLKLYELLVSHSRHQLLCHEPFLRPLLKILASSQGEIFPPDLEKRLVILLNQLCVVLMQNVHLLDLFFFSAQTQVQEQILNGNVAPPKSGTTTNFIIFSLLIPYVHREGSLGHQARDALLLCMALSQKNSNIGTYIAQYSSICPLLVTGLGGLYSRLPNSIEISSIDWHRITPDDVTEIPELTLFMNALEFCNAVVQVAHEMIKQQLLDFMYQGFIVPVLGPAILQTNIDSQISAMSYLDLILRSITEPGLLRAFVRFLLDTEKFDGERILDALVERLNSPDANLCMVTMALFDTLLGLHCEDLMLELLLKFMLPGKHVPISHRHKINKIDPYLNSSEFFLDLSPDVMKRARDLARPKSVHEPVVSDLTPLPSLPSPVMSKTIGANWNYYGVHTGDSLYANIQAYLFEAHWRIAQCQRDCLKWANSYRYQKWPRHGQGRVHAHALELARQFFSEFGGGPIAANETSEKQLDSLQSIGESSGYESFKWRPADEESEATDTTLATTASEADLDHNSSSLSSVLGASSKREAWRTSNNNRNELILTDLDFSEDLFAQGTVSLGPFLNAIWGKLQTFTSNSLYVNLNLTGLITRLAWYPLPLIHSLLLRSDIAITSDTPSFHQVLRILKQQIDAELPVTEDSLEIIDVARSSLIDREFRLANARKGNEGSPMHHSQQQQMATNSGQQQGQLRSAYATLSAATPVQATPTSAYDPFKRSDNKRRSISKSITSMFSRKSASNTSTTPPNGSSASSGLSQIYAFFTGAASNLVGTNASTDGRGMSHAQTSAGTCETSLSTQPQAGAPRTGAIATSAAASGSSSSIAGSTLTLSAQSNTTTHSASTLHGLDGGPSTGGFNSEPASLDSVASMGIIASTSGTERSRDLALCAVLMDEWLKELAAIAQEQSVVLVTEQGSL; encoded by the exons ATGTGGCTGCGCCAGAGCAGCGGTGGAGGCGTTGCCTCTGCCGGACACGGCGGCCCCCTGCGTCAGAGACCCATCGACGCCGCCACGGACTGCGATCCGCGCGCCTGCTATGACAGCTTCTGCAAGCACTGGCAGCAGGCCTTCGAGATCATCCAGCACAGTGCGCCGCCCTCGCACGATGACGTGCTGGGCGTTGTCTCCCACTTGGACTACATGGTCACCCTGCTGCTCGTGGAACTGCATCACTGCAACAAGGTCTCGCTGCCGGCGGCCGAGGCTAGTGGTCCGCCAGCGGCGCCCTGCCTGGAATTCCTGCTCAGCGAGAATCTGCTGGACAAGCTGTACGAGTGGGCCTGCACCACGGGACGGTATGCCAACGCTGTGAGGCTGGAGCAGTTGAAGCTGTACGAACTGCTCGTCAGTCACTCGCGCCACCAGCTGCTCTGCCACGAGCCCTTTCTGCGACCCCTGCTCAAGATACTGGCATCCAGCCAGGGAGAGATCTTTCCGCCTGATCTCGAGAAGCGCCTCGTGATCTTGCTGAACCAGCTGTGCGTAGTTCTCATGCAGAATGTCCACCTGCTGGACCTCTTTTTCTTCTCCGCCCAGACGCAAGTGCAGGAGCAGATATTGAATGGCAACGTGGCGCCACCCAAAAGCGGAACCACCACCAA CTTCATAATATTTTCGCTGCTTATCCCGTACGTGCATCGCGAGGGCAGTCTAGGTCACCAAGCGCGCGATGCTCTGCTGCTGTGCATGGCGCTTTCGCAGAAGAACTCCAACATTGGCACGTACATAGCCCAGTACTCCTCGATCTGCCCGCTGCTGGTGACCGGCCTGGGTGGGCTTTACTCGCGTCTGCCCAACAGCATCGAGATTAGCTCCATTGACTGGCACCGGATAACGCCGGACGATGTGACAGAGATTCCGGAGCTAACGCTCTTCATGAACGCCCTCGAATTCTGCAACGCCGTGGTGCAGGTGGCCCACGAGATGAtcaagcagcagctgctggacTTTATGTACCAGGGCTTCATTGTTCCCGTGCTGGGACCTGCGATCCTCCAG ACGAATATCGACTCGCAAATCTCGGCCATGTCGTACCTGGACCTTATCCTGCGCTCCATCACGGAGCCCGGACTGCTGAGGGCCTTTGTTCGGTTTCTGCTCGATACGGAGAAGTTTGACGGGGAACGGATACTCGATGCTCTGGTCGAGCGCCTCAACTCACCCGATGCCAACCTGTGCATGGTTACGATGGCATTGTTTGACACCCTGCTGGGTCTGCACTGCGAGGACCTCATGCTGGAGCTACTGCTCAAGTTCATGTTGCCTGGCAAGCATGTGCCCATCTCACATCGCCACAAGATCAACAAAATCGATCCTTATTTGAATAGCAGTGAGTTCTTCCTGGACCTCTCGCCCGATGTAATGAAGAGGGCCAGAGATCTGGCCCGGCCGAAGAGTGTCCACGAGCCTGTGGTGAGTGATCTGACGCCTCTGCCGAGTCTCCCATCTCCGGTCATGAGCAAGACGATTGGAGCCAACTGGAACTACTACGGCGTGCACACGGGTGATAGTTTGTATGCGAATATCCAGGCATATCTCTTCGAGGCTCATTGGCGGATTGCCCAGTGTCAAAGGGATTGCCTTAAGTGGGCCAACAGCTACCGCTATCAAAAGTGGCCTCGTCATGGCCAAGGAAGAGTTCACGCCCACGCCTTGGAACTGGCGCGTCAGTTCTTCAGTGAATTCGGTGGCGGTCCCATTGCCGCCAACGAGACGAGTGAAAAGCAGCTGGACAGCTTGCAGTCGATTGGCGAGTCAAGCGGCTACGAATCCTTCAAGTGGCGACCAGCGGACGAGGAAAGCGAAGCCACGGATACAACCCTGGCCACCACAGCCAGCGAGGCGGATCTGGATCACAATAGCAGCAGCCTTAGCAGTGTTCTGGGTGCATCCAGCAAACGGGAGGCATGGCGCACTTCGAACAACAATCGCAACGAATTAATACTGACGGATCTGGACTTCTCGGAAGATTTGTTTGCGCAGGGCACCGTAAGCTTAG GTCCCTTTCTCAATGCCATTTGGGGCAAACTGCAAACCTTCACGAGCAACTCGCTGTACGTCAATCTCAACCTGACCGGGCTGATCACTCGCTTGGCCTGGTATCCCCTGCCGTTGATTCACTCGCTGCTGTTGCGCTCGGACATAGCCATCACCTCGGATACGCCCTCGTTTCACCAGGTGCTGCGCATTCTGAAGCAGCAGATAGATGCCGAGCTGCCAGTGACAGAGGATTCGCTGGAGATCATAGATGTGGCGCGTTCGTCACTGATTGATCGTGAATTCCGCTTGGCAAACGCGCGCAAGGGCAACGAGGGCTCTCCAATGCATcacagccagcagcaacagatgGCAACGAACTCCGGCCAGCAGCAGGGACAACTGCGATCCGCCTACGCGACCCTTTCGGCTGCTACGCCCGTGcaggccacgcccaccagtGCCTACGATCCGTTCAAGCGCAGTGATAACAAGCGACGCAGCATCAGCAAGTCCATTACCAGCATGTTCAGCAGAAAGTCTGCGTCCAACACGTCCACAACGCCTCCCAATGGCTCCTCCG CTTCATCTGGCTTATCACAAATTTACGCATTCTTCACCG GCGCTGCTTCGAATCTGGTGGGGACTAATGCCAGCACCGATGGAAGAGGCATGTCACACGCACAGACATCCGCGGGCACATGCGAGACCAGCTTGAGTACCCAGCCACAAGCGGGAGCACCACGCACAGGAGCCATCGCGACATCGGCAGCGGCATCgggaagcagcagcagcatcgcaGGCTCCACTCTGACGCTCTCCGCCCAGTCGAACACAACCACCCACTCGGCGAGCACCCTGCACGGCCTGGATGGCGGCCCGTCGACGGGTGGTTTCAACTCGGAGCCGGCGTCCCTGGACTCGGTGGCCTCCATGGGCATCATCGCCAGCACGAGTGGCACCGAGCGATCCCGGGACTTGGCCCTGTGCGCTGTTCTCATGGACGAGTGGCTCAAGGAGCTGGCTGCCATTGCGCAGGAGCAGAGCGTGGTGCTGGTCACGGAGCAGGGTTCTTTATGA
- the LOC120449058 gene encoding FHIP family protein GE18198 isoform X1 has translation MWLRQSSGGGVASAGHGGPLRQRPIDAATDCDPRACYDSFCKHWQQAFEIIQHSAPPSHDDVLGVVSHLDYMVTLLLVELHHCNKVSLPAAEASGPPAAPCLEFLLSENLLDKLYEWACTTGRYANAVRLEQLKLYELLVSHSRHQLLCHEPFLRPLLKILASSQGEIFPPDLEKRLVILLNQLCVVLMQNVHLLDLFFFSAQTQVQEQILNGNVAPPKSGTTTNFIIFSLLIPYVHREGSLGHQARDALLLCMALSQKNSNIGTYIAQYSSICPLLVTGLGGLYSRLPNSIEISSIDWHRITPDDVTEIPELTLFMNALEFCNAVVQVAHEMIKQQLLDFMYQGFIVPVLGPAILQTLKGKHFQTNIDSQISAMSYLDLILRSITEPGLLRAFVRFLLDTEKFDGERILDALVERLNSPDANLCMVTMALFDTLLGLHCEDLMLELLLKFMLPGKHVPISHRHKINKIDPYLNSSEFFLDLSPDVMKRARDLARPKSVHEPVVSDLTPLPSLPSPVMSKTIGANWNYYGVHTGDSLYANIQAYLFEAHWRIAQCQRDCLKWANSYRYQKWPRHGQGRVHAHALELARQFFSEFGGGPIAANETSEKQLDSLQSIGESSGYESFKWRPADEESEATDTTLATTASEADLDHNSSSLSSVLGASSKREAWRTSNNNRNELILTDLDFSEDLFAQGTVSLGPFLNAIWGKLQTFTSNSLYVNLNLTGLITRLAWYPLPLIHSLLLRSDIAITSDTPSFHQVLRILKQQIDAELPVTEDSLEIIDVARSSLIDREFRLANARKGNEGSPMHHSQQQQMATNSGQQQGQLRSAYATLSAATPVQATPTSAYDPFKRSDNKRRSISKSITSMFSRKSASNTSTTPPNGSSASSGLSQIYAFFTGAASNLVGTNASTDGRGMSHAQTSAGTCETSLSTQPQAGAPRTGAIATSAAASGSSSSIAGSTLTLSAQSNTTTHSASTLHGLDGGPSTGGFNSEPASLDSVASMGIIASTSGTERSRDLALCAVLMDEWLKELAAIAQEQSVVLVTEQGSL, from the exons ATGTGGCTGCGCCAGAGCAGCGGTGGAGGCGTTGCCTCTGCCGGACACGGCGGCCCCCTGCGTCAGAGACCCATCGACGCCGCCACGGACTGCGATCCGCGCGCCTGCTATGACAGCTTCTGCAAGCACTGGCAGCAGGCCTTCGAGATCATCCAGCACAGTGCGCCGCCCTCGCACGATGACGTGCTGGGCGTTGTCTCCCACTTGGACTACATGGTCACCCTGCTGCTCGTGGAACTGCATCACTGCAACAAGGTCTCGCTGCCGGCGGCCGAGGCTAGTGGTCCGCCAGCGGCGCCCTGCCTGGAATTCCTGCTCAGCGAGAATCTGCTGGACAAGCTGTACGAGTGGGCCTGCACCACGGGACGGTATGCCAACGCTGTGAGGCTGGAGCAGTTGAAGCTGTACGAACTGCTCGTCAGTCACTCGCGCCACCAGCTGCTCTGCCACGAGCCCTTTCTGCGACCCCTGCTCAAGATACTGGCATCCAGCCAGGGAGAGATCTTTCCGCCTGATCTCGAGAAGCGCCTCGTGATCTTGCTGAACCAGCTGTGCGTAGTTCTCATGCAGAATGTCCACCTGCTGGACCTCTTTTTCTTCTCCGCCCAGACGCAAGTGCAGGAGCAGATATTGAATGGCAACGTGGCGCCACCCAAAAGCGGAACCACCACCAA CTTCATAATATTTTCGCTGCTTATCCCGTACGTGCATCGCGAGGGCAGTCTAGGTCACCAAGCGCGCGATGCTCTGCTGCTGTGCATGGCGCTTTCGCAGAAGAACTCCAACATTGGCACGTACATAGCCCAGTACTCCTCGATCTGCCCGCTGCTGGTGACCGGCCTGGGTGGGCTTTACTCGCGTCTGCCCAACAGCATCGAGATTAGCTCCATTGACTGGCACCGGATAACGCCGGACGATGTGACAGAGATTCCGGAGCTAACGCTCTTCATGAACGCCCTCGAATTCTGCAACGCCGTGGTGCAGGTGGCCCACGAGATGAtcaagcagcagctgctggacTTTATGTACCAGGGCTTCATTGTTCCCGTGCTGGGACCTGCGATCCTCCAG ACACTGAAGGGCAAACATTTTCAGACGAATATCGACTCGCAAATCTCGGCCATGTCGTACCTGGACCTTATCCTGCGCTCCATCACGGAGCCCGGACTGCTGAGGGCCTTTGTTCGGTTTCTGCTCGATACGGAGAAGTTTGACGGGGAACGGATACTCGATGCTCTGGTCGAGCGCCTCAACTCACCCGATGCCAACCTGTGCATGGTTACGATGGCATTGTTTGACACCCTGCTGGGTCTGCACTGCGAGGACCTCATGCTGGAGCTACTGCTCAAGTTCATGTTGCCTGGCAAGCATGTGCCCATCTCACATCGCCACAAGATCAACAAAATCGATCCTTATTTGAATAGCAGTGAGTTCTTCCTGGACCTCTCGCCCGATGTAATGAAGAGGGCCAGAGATCTGGCCCGGCCGAAGAGTGTCCACGAGCCTGTGGTGAGTGATCTGACGCCTCTGCCGAGTCTCCCATCTCCGGTCATGAGCAAGACGATTGGAGCCAACTGGAACTACTACGGCGTGCACACGGGTGATAGTTTGTATGCGAATATCCAGGCATATCTCTTCGAGGCTCATTGGCGGATTGCCCAGTGTCAAAGGGATTGCCTTAAGTGGGCCAACAGCTACCGCTATCAAAAGTGGCCTCGTCATGGCCAAGGAAGAGTTCACGCCCACGCCTTGGAACTGGCGCGTCAGTTCTTCAGTGAATTCGGTGGCGGTCCCATTGCCGCCAACGAGACGAGTGAAAAGCAGCTGGACAGCTTGCAGTCGATTGGCGAGTCAAGCGGCTACGAATCCTTCAAGTGGCGACCAGCGGACGAGGAAAGCGAAGCCACGGATACAACCCTGGCCACCACAGCCAGCGAGGCGGATCTGGATCACAATAGCAGCAGCCTTAGCAGTGTTCTGGGTGCATCCAGCAAACGGGAGGCATGGCGCACTTCGAACAACAATCGCAACGAATTAATACTGACGGATCTGGACTTCTCGGAAGATTTGTTTGCGCAGGGCACCGTAAGCTTAG GTCCCTTTCTCAATGCCATTTGGGGCAAACTGCAAACCTTCACGAGCAACTCGCTGTACGTCAATCTCAACCTGACCGGGCTGATCACTCGCTTGGCCTGGTATCCCCTGCCGTTGATTCACTCGCTGCTGTTGCGCTCGGACATAGCCATCACCTCGGATACGCCCTCGTTTCACCAGGTGCTGCGCATTCTGAAGCAGCAGATAGATGCCGAGCTGCCAGTGACAGAGGATTCGCTGGAGATCATAGATGTGGCGCGTTCGTCACTGATTGATCGTGAATTCCGCTTGGCAAACGCGCGCAAGGGCAACGAGGGCTCTCCAATGCATcacagccagcagcaacagatgGCAACGAACTCCGGCCAGCAGCAGGGACAACTGCGATCCGCCTACGCGACCCTTTCGGCTGCTACGCCCGTGcaggccacgcccaccagtGCCTACGATCCGTTCAAGCGCAGTGATAACAAGCGACGCAGCATCAGCAAGTCCATTACCAGCATGTTCAGCAGAAAGTCTGCGTCCAACACGTCCACAACGCCTCCCAATGGCTCCTCCG CTTCATCTGGCTTATCACAAATTTACGCATTCTTCACCG GCGCTGCTTCGAATCTGGTGGGGACTAATGCCAGCACCGATGGAAGAGGCATGTCACACGCACAGACATCCGCGGGCACATGCGAGACCAGCTTGAGTACCCAGCCACAAGCGGGAGCACCACGCACAGGAGCCATCGCGACATCGGCAGCGGCATCgggaagcagcagcagcatcgcaGGCTCCACTCTGACGCTCTCCGCCCAGTCGAACACAACCACCCACTCGGCGAGCACCCTGCACGGCCTGGATGGCGGCCCGTCGACGGGTGGTTTCAACTCGGAGCCGGCGTCCCTGGACTCGGTGGCCTCCATGGGCATCATCGCCAGCACGAGTGGCACCGAGCGATCCCGGGACTTGGCCCTGTGCGCTGTTCTCATGGACGAGTGGCTCAAGGAGCTGGCTGCCATTGCGCAGGAGCAGAGCGTGGTGCTGGTCACGGAGCAGGGTTCTTTATGA
- the LOC120449058 gene encoding FHIP family protein GE18198 isoform X3 → MWLRQSSGGGVASAGHGGPLRQRPIDAATDCDPRACYDSFCKHWQQAFEIIQHSAPPSHDDVLGVVSHLDYMVTLLLVELHHCNKVSLPAAEASGPPAAPCLEFLLSENLLDKLYEWACTTGRYANAVRLEQLKLYELLVSHSRHQLLCHEPFLRPLLKILASSQGEIFPPDLEKRLVILLNQLCVVLMQNVHLLDLFFFSAQTQVQEQILNGNVAPPKSGTTTNFIIFSLLIPYVHREGSLGHQARDALLLCMALSQKNSNIGTYIAQYSSICPLLVTGLGGLYSRLPNSIEISSIDWHRITPDDVTEIPELTLFMNALEFCNAVVQVAHEMIKQQLLDFMYQGFIVPVLGPAILQTLKGKHFQTNIDSQISAMSYLDLILRSITEPGLLRAFVRFLLDTEKFDGERILDALVERLNSPDANLCMVTMALFDTLLGLHCEDLMLELLLKFMLPGKHVPISHRHKINKIDPYLNSSEFFLDLSPDVMKRARDLARPKSVHEPVVSDLTPLPSLPSPVMSKTIGANWNYYGVHTGDSLYANIQAYLFEAHWRIAQCQRDCLKWANSYRYQKWPRHGQGRVHAHALELARQFFSEFGGGPIAANETSEKQLDSLQSIGESSGYESFKWRPADEESEATDTTLATTASEADLDHNSSSLSSVLGASSKREAWRTSNNNRNELILTDLDFSEDLFAQGTVSLGPFLNAIWGKLQTFTSNSLYVNLNLTGLITRLAWYPLPLIHSLLLRSDIAITSDTPSFHQVLRILKQQIDAELPVTEDSLEIIDVARSSLIDREFRLANARKGNEGSPMHHSQQQQMATNSGQQQGQLRSAYATLSAATPVQATPTSAYDPFKRSDNKRRSISKSITSMFSRKSASNTSTTPPNGSSGAASNLVGTNASTDGRGMSHAQTSAGTCETSLSTQPQAGAPRTGAIATSAAASGSSSSIAGSTLTLSAQSNTTTHSASTLHGLDGGPSTGGFNSEPASLDSVASMGIIASTSGTERSRDLALCAVLMDEWLKELAAIAQEQSVVLVTEQGSL, encoded by the exons ATGTGGCTGCGCCAGAGCAGCGGTGGAGGCGTTGCCTCTGCCGGACACGGCGGCCCCCTGCGTCAGAGACCCATCGACGCCGCCACGGACTGCGATCCGCGCGCCTGCTATGACAGCTTCTGCAAGCACTGGCAGCAGGCCTTCGAGATCATCCAGCACAGTGCGCCGCCCTCGCACGATGACGTGCTGGGCGTTGTCTCCCACTTGGACTACATGGTCACCCTGCTGCTCGTGGAACTGCATCACTGCAACAAGGTCTCGCTGCCGGCGGCCGAGGCTAGTGGTCCGCCAGCGGCGCCCTGCCTGGAATTCCTGCTCAGCGAGAATCTGCTGGACAAGCTGTACGAGTGGGCCTGCACCACGGGACGGTATGCCAACGCTGTGAGGCTGGAGCAGTTGAAGCTGTACGAACTGCTCGTCAGTCACTCGCGCCACCAGCTGCTCTGCCACGAGCCCTTTCTGCGACCCCTGCTCAAGATACTGGCATCCAGCCAGGGAGAGATCTTTCCGCCTGATCTCGAGAAGCGCCTCGTGATCTTGCTGAACCAGCTGTGCGTAGTTCTCATGCAGAATGTCCACCTGCTGGACCTCTTTTTCTTCTCCGCCCAGACGCAAGTGCAGGAGCAGATATTGAATGGCAACGTGGCGCCACCCAAAAGCGGAACCACCACCAA CTTCATAATATTTTCGCTGCTTATCCCGTACGTGCATCGCGAGGGCAGTCTAGGTCACCAAGCGCGCGATGCTCTGCTGCTGTGCATGGCGCTTTCGCAGAAGAACTCCAACATTGGCACGTACATAGCCCAGTACTCCTCGATCTGCCCGCTGCTGGTGACCGGCCTGGGTGGGCTTTACTCGCGTCTGCCCAACAGCATCGAGATTAGCTCCATTGACTGGCACCGGATAACGCCGGACGATGTGACAGAGATTCCGGAGCTAACGCTCTTCATGAACGCCCTCGAATTCTGCAACGCCGTGGTGCAGGTGGCCCACGAGATGAtcaagcagcagctgctggacTTTATGTACCAGGGCTTCATTGTTCCCGTGCTGGGACCTGCGATCCTCCAG ACACTGAAGGGCAAACATTTTCAGACGAATATCGACTCGCAAATCTCGGCCATGTCGTACCTGGACCTTATCCTGCGCTCCATCACGGAGCCCGGACTGCTGAGGGCCTTTGTTCGGTTTCTGCTCGATACGGAGAAGTTTGACGGGGAACGGATACTCGATGCTCTGGTCGAGCGCCTCAACTCACCCGATGCCAACCTGTGCATGGTTACGATGGCATTGTTTGACACCCTGCTGGGTCTGCACTGCGAGGACCTCATGCTGGAGCTACTGCTCAAGTTCATGTTGCCTGGCAAGCATGTGCCCATCTCACATCGCCACAAGATCAACAAAATCGATCCTTATTTGAATAGCAGTGAGTTCTTCCTGGACCTCTCGCCCGATGTAATGAAGAGGGCCAGAGATCTGGCCCGGCCGAAGAGTGTCCACGAGCCTGTGGTGAGTGATCTGACGCCTCTGCCGAGTCTCCCATCTCCGGTCATGAGCAAGACGATTGGAGCCAACTGGAACTACTACGGCGTGCACACGGGTGATAGTTTGTATGCGAATATCCAGGCATATCTCTTCGAGGCTCATTGGCGGATTGCCCAGTGTCAAAGGGATTGCCTTAAGTGGGCCAACAGCTACCGCTATCAAAAGTGGCCTCGTCATGGCCAAGGAAGAGTTCACGCCCACGCCTTGGAACTGGCGCGTCAGTTCTTCAGTGAATTCGGTGGCGGTCCCATTGCCGCCAACGAGACGAGTGAAAAGCAGCTGGACAGCTTGCAGTCGATTGGCGAGTCAAGCGGCTACGAATCCTTCAAGTGGCGACCAGCGGACGAGGAAAGCGAAGCCACGGATACAACCCTGGCCACCACAGCCAGCGAGGCGGATCTGGATCACAATAGCAGCAGCCTTAGCAGTGTTCTGGGTGCATCCAGCAAACGGGAGGCATGGCGCACTTCGAACAACAATCGCAACGAATTAATACTGACGGATCTGGACTTCTCGGAAGATTTGTTTGCGCAGGGCACCGTAAGCTTAG GTCCCTTTCTCAATGCCATTTGGGGCAAACTGCAAACCTTCACGAGCAACTCGCTGTACGTCAATCTCAACCTGACCGGGCTGATCACTCGCTTGGCCTGGTATCCCCTGCCGTTGATTCACTCGCTGCTGTTGCGCTCGGACATAGCCATCACCTCGGATACGCCCTCGTTTCACCAGGTGCTGCGCATTCTGAAGCAGCAGATAGATGCCGAGCTGCCAGTGACAGAGGATTCGCTGGAGATCATAGATGTGGCGCGTTCGTCACTGATTGATCGTGAATTCCGCTTGGCAAACGCGCGCAAGGGCAACGAGGGCTCTCCAATGCATcacagccagcagcaacagatgGCAACGAACTCCGGCCAGCAGCAGGGACAACTGCGATCCGCCTACGCGACCCTTTCGGCTGCTACGCCCGTGcaggccacgcccaccagtGCCTACGATCCGTTCAAGCGCAGTGATAACAAGCGACGCAGCATCAGCAAGTCCATTACCAGCATGTTCAGCAGAAAGTCTGCGTCCAACACGTCCACAACGCCTCCCAATGGCTCCTCCG GCGCTGCTTCGAATCTGGTGGGGACTAATGCCAGCACCGATGGAAGAGGCATGTCACACGCACAGACATCCGCGGGCACATGCGAGACCAGCTTGAGTACCCAGCCACAAGCGGGAGCACCACGCACAGGAGCCATCGCGACATCGGCAGCGGCATCgggaagcagcagcagcatcgcaGGCTCCACTCTGACGCTCTCCGCCCAGTCGAACACAACCACCCACTCGGCGAGCACCCTGCACGGCCTGGATGGCGGCCCGTCGACGGGTGGTTTCAACTCGGAGCCGGCGTCCCTGGACTCGGTGGCCTCCATGGGCATCATCGCCAGCACGAGTGGCACCGAGCGATCCCGGGACTTGGCCCTGTGCGCTGTTCTCATGGACGAGTGGCTCAAGGAGCTGGCTGCCATTGCGCAGGAGCAGAGCGTGGTGCTGGTCACGGAGCAGGGTTCTTTATGA